The genome window AGTTATGTATGTTGTCTTAAGCACACTACAAGAAAATCCTGAAATCAAACATCTtaccagtgactgcagtgatgTTGACTCCACTGCTTCTGACGttctcaaacacagagaagagagtgaatgtGTATTTAGTTCCAGCAGTGAGAGATGAGACTGTGTGAGTTACTGGTCCACCTCCAACTGGTGCAGTGATGTTTATCTCTGTTCCATTAAACTGGAGAATGAAGCTGACGTTGTTGTTGACTTTATTCCACTGCAGAGTGATACTGGTCTCATTTTGTCCTGCTGATCTGAAGCTGTCTGTGTTGGAAGGAGCTgagatagaaaacaaaaaagaggagcagtgaTCAATTTGATCAAGACAGAGTATTTAGCCACAATCTCGCTccattcatctgctgctctATTTACTGATAtggttgacagaaaaaaaaacattgtccaGTAGCTGCCCCCAAAGCCAGCCAGTGTAAAAAGAACTTACTCCATCTTTAGctctttttgttaaatttaGGCTGTTGCTGCAGATAACTGCTTGCTGTATGTTGTCTTAAGCACACTACAAGGAATTCCTGAAGTCAAATATCTTACCTGTGACTGCAGTGATGTTGACTCCACTGCTTCTGACAtcctcaaacacagagaagagagtgaatgtGTATTTAGTTCCAGCAGTGAGAGATGAGACTGTGTGAGTTACTGGTCCACCTCCAACTGGTGCACGGATGTTTATCTCTGTTCCATTAAACTGGAGAATGAAGCTGACGTTGTTGTTGACTTTATTCCACTGGAGAGTGATACTGGTCTCATCTTGTCCTGCTGATctgaagctgtctgtgtttgaaggagctgagacagaacacaaaaaagagGAGCAATGATCAATTTGATCAAGTCAGAGTACTTAGTCACAAACTCGCTAGattcatctgctgctctttttaTTGATATGGCTGACAGGTAAAAAACATTGTCCAGTAGCTGCCCCCAAAGCTGGTTAGTGTGAAAAAAACTTATTCCATCTTTAGCTATTTCTTGTTAGATTTAACCTGTTGCTGCAGATAACTGCTTGCTCTTCATACTTGTGATTACGACTGCTGAGAGTTATGTATGTTGTCTTAAGCACACTACAAGAAAATCCTGAAATTAAACATCTtaccagtgactgcagtgatgTTGACTCCACTGCTTCTGACGtcctcaaacacagagaagagagtgaatgtGTATTTAGTTCCAGCAGTGAGAGATGAGACTGTGTGCGTTACTGGTCCACTTCCAACTGGTGCAGTGATGTTTATCTCTGTTCCATTAAACTGGAGAATGAAGCTGACGTTGTTGTTGACTTTATTCCACTGCAGAGTGATACTGGTCTCATTTTGTCCTGCTGATctgaagctgtctgtgtttggaggagctgagacagaaaatCAAAGCAATGATCAATTTACTGAAGACATCGCCACCTCCATCGTCTCttgttgtttctgcactatTACAGCTTTTCAGTAACATTCATGTCCAGTAGCTGCCCCCAaggtgagattaaaaaaaaacaacaaaatcttTCAGCCGCATGGTTTTCAATCCAAGCTATTCCTGCTGATAACTGCTTTTGTAATTTGAATTAATGGTCACCAAAAGTTATGGCTGCTGCTGACGAGCATTGACTTGCTTGCCATTGCCACATAACTGGAACCTCATCTGTGAATGATTAGACCGCCATGAAAACATCTTAGTGACAAAATTTTAAACATAACTTCATTTACCTAGAAAGTTATCTTATGCACTATCCTaatacaaaacaacagtgttatCCGTGGTTCACTAGACACTTCTGATTCAAATATCTtaccagtgactgcagtgatgTTGACTCCACTGCTTCTGATGtcctcaaacacagagaagagagtgaatgtGTATTTAGTTCCAGCAGTGAGAGATGAGACTGTGTGAGTTACTGGTCCACCTCCAACTGGTGCACTGATGTTTATCTCTGTTTCATTAAACTGGAGAATGAAGCTGACGTTGTTGTTGACTTTATTCCACTGCAGAGTGATACTGGTCTCATCTTGTCCTGCTGATCTGAAGCTGTCTGTGTTGGAAGGAGCTgagatagaaaacaaaaaagaggagcagtgaTCAATTTGATCCAGACAGAGTATTTAGCCACAATCTCGCTccattcatctgctgctctATTTACTGATAtggttgacagaaaaaaaaacattgtccaGTAGCTGCCCCCAAAGCCGGCCAGTGTAAAAAGAACTTACTCCATCTTTAGctctttttgttaaatttaGGCTGTTGCTGCAGATAACTGCTTGCTGTATGTTGTCTTAAGCACACTACAAGAAATTCCTGAAGTCAAATATCTtaccagtgactgcagtgatgTTGACTCCACTGCTTCTGACGatctcaaacacagagaagagagtgaatgtGTATTTAGTTCCAGCAGTGAGAGATGAGACTGTGTGAGTTACTGGTCCACCTCCAACTGGTGCACTAATGTTTATCTCTGTTCCATTAAACTGGAGAATGAAGCTGACGTTGTTGTTGACTTTATTCCACTGCAGAGTGATACTGGTCTCATTTTGTCCTGCTGATctgaagctgtctgtgtttgaaggagctgagacagaacacaaaaaagagGAGCAATGATCAATTTGATCAAGACAGAGTATTTAGTTACAAACTCGCTtcattcatctgctgctcttttgGTAATATGACTGACAGGTAAGAAACATTGCCCAGAAGCTGAACCCAAGGCCAActagtgtaaaaaaaacttaCTCCATCTTTAGCTATTTCTTGTTAAATTTAACCTGTTGCTGCAGATAACTGCTTGCTCTTCATACTTGTGATTACGACTGCTAAGAGTTATGTATGTTGTCTTAAGCACACTACAAGAAATTCCTGAAGTCAAACATCTtaccagtgactgcagtgatgCTGACTCCACTGCTTCTGACGttctcaaacacagaaaagagagtgaatgtgtATTTAGTTCCAGCAGTGAGAGATGAGACTGTGTGAGTTACTGGTCCACCTCCAACTGGTGCACTGATGTTTATCTCTGTTCCATTAAACTGGAGAATGAAGCTGACGTTGTTGTTGACTTTATTCCACTGCAGAGTGATACTGGTCTCATCTTGGCCTGCTGATCtgaagctgtcagtgtttggAGGAGCTTAGACAGAAAATCAGAGCAATGATCAATTTCACCAAGACAGAGAATCAATTTGCATACTCGCTCCATTTATCTTTTGCTCTTTTGTCAATAATATGGCTGATAGGTAACATCCATCGATCAGTAGCTGCCCAGAAGTTGGAATAATCTAAAAGAAAATGACTACATTGTTAACAACTTCTTGTTGAAGTTGAGCTGTTGCTGCTGATCAACTGCTTGTTTTTGATACTCGCTATTACGACAGCTAAGAGTTAAGGCTGCTTTCAAGTCCATGTAAATGGCTTGTTGTTGGTACATCATGACAAATTAGtgcatgaatgaaaaaagaCGCCTTCAAAATTATCTGTGatacatgcatttaaaaaaagtcattacattTCTAGTATGTTGTCTTATGGAAACTACCAATACAAAACAGCAGTGTGATACTTGGTAAAAAAGACAATCTTATAGTCAAAAATCTtaccagtgactgcagtgatgTTGACTCCACTGCTTCTGACgtgctcaaacacagagaagagagtgaatgtGTATTTAGTTCCAGCAGTGAGAGATGAGACTGTGTGAGTTACTGGTCCACCTCCAACTGGTGCACTAATGTTTATCTCTGTTCCATTAAACTGGAGAATGAAGCTGACGTTGTTGTTGACTTTATTCCACTGCAGAGTGATACTGGTCTCATCTTGTCCTGCTGATCtgaagctgtcagtgtttggaggagctgagacagaacacaaaaaagGGGAGCAGTGATCAATTTGATCAAGACAGAGTATTTAGTTACAAACTCGCTccattcatctgctgctctttttgCCAATATGACTGACAGGTAAGAAACATTGTCCAGTCGCTGAACCCAAAGCCagccagtgtaaaaaaaactcACTCCATCTTTAGCTCTGTTTGTTAAATTTAAGCTGTTGCTGCAGATAACTGCTTGCTGTATGTTGTCTTAAGCACACTACAAGAAATTACTGAAGTCAAATATCTTACCAGTGACTGCAATGACGGTGACTCCACTGCTTCTGACAttctcaaacacagagaagagagtgaatgtGTATTTAGTTCCAGCAGTGAGAGATGAGACTGTGTGAGTTACTGGTCCACCTCCAACTGGTGCACTGATGTTTATCTCTGTTCCATTAAACTGGAGAATGAAGCTGACGTTGTTGTTGACTTTATTCCACTGCAGAGTGATACTGGTCTCATCTTGTTCTGCCGATCTGAAGCTGTCTGTGTTGGAAGGAGCTgagatagaaaacaaaaaagaggagcagtgaTCAATTTGATCTAGCCAGAGTATTTAGCCACAATCTCGCTccattcatctgctgctctttttaCTGATATGGCTGACAGGCAAAAAACATTGTCCAGTAGCTGCCCCCAAAGCTGGTTAGTGTGAAAAAAACTTATTCCATCTTTAGCTATTTCTTGTTAGATTTAACCTGTTGCTGCAGATAACTGCTTGCTCTTCATACTTGTGATTACGACTGCTGAGAGTTATGTATGTTGTCTTAAGCACACTACAAGAAATTCCTGAAGTCAAATATCTTACTTGTGACTGCGGTGATGTTGACTCCACTGCTTCTGACgtgctcaaacacagagaagagagtgaatgtGTATTTAGTTCCAGCAGTGAGAGATGAGACTGTGTGAGTTACTGGTCCACCTCCAACTGGTGCACTAATGTTTATCTCTGTTCCATTAAACTGGAGAATGAAGCTGACGTTGTTGTTGACTTTATTCCACTGCAGAGTGATACTGGTCTCATTTTGTCCTGCTGATCTGAAGCTGTCTGTGTTGGAAGGAGCTgagatagaaaacaaaaaagaggagcagtgaTCAATTTGATCAAGACAGAGTATTTAGCCACAATCTCGCTCCATTCATCTTCTGCTCTATTTACTGATAtggttgacagaaaaaaaacattgtccaGTAGCTGCCCCCAAAGCCAGCCAGTGTAAAAAGAACTTACTCCATCTTTAGctctttttgttaaatttaACTGTGCTGCAGATAACTGCTGCAGATAACTGCTTGCTGTATGTTGTCTTAAGCACACTACAAGAAATTCCTGAAGTCAAACATCTtaccagtgactgcagtgatgTTGACTCCACTGCTTCTGATGtcctcaaacacagagaagagagtgaatgtGTATTTAGTTCCAGCAGTGAGAGATGAGACTGTGTGAGTTACTGGTCCACCTCCAACTGGTGCACTGATGTTTATCTCGGTTCCATTAAACTGGAGAATgaagctgatgttgttgttgactttatTCCACTGCAGAGTGATACTGGTCTCATTTTGTCCTGCTGATctgaagctgtctgtgtttgaaggagctgagatagaaaacaaaaaagaggagcagtgaTCAATTTGATCAAGACAGAGTATTCAGCCACAATCTCGCTccattcatctgctgctctATTTACTGATAtggttgacagaaaaaaaaacattgtccaGTAGCTGCCCCCAAAGCCAGCCAGTGTAAAAAGAACTTACTCCATCTTTAGctctttttgttaaatttaGGCTGTTGCTGCAGATAACTGCTTGCTGTATGTTGTCTTAAGCACACTACAAGAAATTACTGAAGTCAAATATCTtaccagtgactgcagtgatgTTGACTCCACTGCTTCTGACGttctcaaacacagagaagagagtgaatgtGTATTTAGTTCCAGCAGTGAGAGATGAGACTGTGTGAGTTACTGGTCCACCTCCAACTGGTGCACTGATGTTTATCTCCGTTCCATTAAACTGGAGAATgaagctgatgttgttgttgactttatTCCACTGCAGAGTGATACTGGTCTCATCTTGTCCTGCTGATctgaagctgtctgtgtttgaaggagctgagacagaacacaaaaaagagGAGCAATGATCAATTTGATCAAGACAGAGTATTTAGTTACAAACTCGCTccattcatctgctgctctttttgCTAATATGACTGACAGGTAAGAAACATTGCCCAGAAGCTGAACCCAAGGCCAACTAGTGTAAAAAAAACGTACTCCATCTTTAGCTATTTCTTGTTAAATTTAACCTGTTGCTGCAGATAACTGCTTGCTCTTCATACTTGTGATTACGACTGCTAAGAGTTATGTATGTTGTCTTAAGCACACTACAAGAAATTCCTGAAGTCAAACATCTtaccagtgactgcagtgatgTTGACTCCACTGCTTCTGACGttctcaaacacagaaaagagagtgaatgtgtATTTAGTTCCAGCAGTGAGAGATGAGACTGTGTGAGTTACTGGTCCACCTCCAACTGGTGCACTGATGTTTATCTCTGTTCCATTAAACTGGAGAATGAAGCTGACATTGTTGTTGACTTTATTCCACTGCAGAGTGATACTGGTCTCATCTTGGCCTGCTGATctgaagctgtctgtgtttggaggagctgagacagaacacaaaaaagaggagcagtgaTCAATTTGATGAAGACAGAGTATTTAGCCACAATCtcactcattcattcaaacatttatctGTTGCTCTTTTTACTGACAtggctgacagacaaaaaacattgtCCAGTAGCTGCTCCCAAGGCCAGCTAGTGTAAAAACAACTTACTCCATGTTTAACTATTTCTTGTTAAATCTAACCTGTTGCTGTAGATAACTGCTTGCTCTTCAAACCTGCGATTACGACTGTTGAGAGTTATGTATGTTGTCTTAAGGAAACTACAAGAAATTCCTGAAGTCAAATATCTtaccagtgactgcagtgatgTTGACTCCACTGCTTCTGACGtcctcaaacacagagaagagagtgaatgtGTATTTAGTTCCAGCAGTGAGAGATGAGACTGTGTGAGTTACTGGTCCACCTCCAACTGGTGCAGTGATGTTTATCTCGGATCCATTAAACTGGAGAATGAAGCTGACGTTGTTGTTGACTTTATTCCACTGCAGAGTGATACTGGTCTCATCTTGGCCTGCTGATGtgaagctgtctgtgtttgaaggagcttagacagaacacaaaaaaagaggagcagtgaTCAATTTGATCAAGACAGAGTATTTAGGCACAAACTCGCTccattcatctgctgctgttttcgCTAATATGACTGACAGCTAAGAAACATTGTCCAGTAGCTGCCCCAAAGCCGgctggtgtaaaaaaaaaaaaaacttactccATCTTTAGCTCTTTCTTGTTAAATTCAAGTTGTTGCTGCAGATAACTGCTTGCTCTTTATACTTGCAATTAAGCCTGCTGAGAGTTATGTATGTTGTCTTAAGGAAACTAAAAGAAATTCCTGAAGTCAAGCATCTtaccagtgactgcagtgatgTTGACTCCACTGCTTCTGACAttctcaaacacagagaagagagtgaatgtGTATTTAGTTCCAGCAGTGAGAGATGAGACTGTGTGAGTTACTGGTCCACCTCCAACTGGCGCACTGATGTTTATCTCTGTTCCATTAAGCTGGAGAATGAAGCTGACGTTGTTGTTGACTTTATTCCACTGCAGAGTGATACTGGTCTCATCTTGGCCTGCTGATGtgaagctgtctgtgtttggaggagctgagacagaaaaaGTGAAGAGACaaattttgaatgaaaagacagTTATCAGAATAATCTGGATTCCATTCAACAGATCTATATATCAACAATCCACCTCCATCATCTCTTGGTGTTTCTTGAGTATTACAGATATATGTAAATCTATTGTCCAGTCGCTGCCCCCGAggtgacattaaaataaataacatctttaaGTCACACAGTTTTCAATCCAATCTATTCTTTTTGAGAACTGCTTTTGTAATTTGAATTAATGGTCACCAAAAGTTATGGCTGCTCCTGAAGAGCATTGACTTGCTTGCTTTTGCCACATAACTTGAACCTCATCTGTGAATGATTAGGACCGCCATGAAAACATCTTTGTGATACAGATTTAAACATAACTTCATTTCCTAGAAAGTTGTCTTATGCACTAATCTAATATGAAATAACAGTGTTATCCTTGGTTCACAAGACACTTCTGAACCAAACATCTtaccagtgactgcagtgatgTTGACTCCACTGCTTTTGACGttctcaaacacagagaagagagtgaatgtGTATTTAGTTCCAGCAGTGAGAGATGAGACTGTGTGAGTTACTGGTCCACCTCCAACTGGCGCACTGATGTTTATCTCTGTTCCATTAAACTGGAGAATGAAGCTGACGTTGTTGTTGACTTTATTCCACTGCAGAGTGATACTGGTCTCATCTTGTCCTGCTGATctgaagctgtctgtgtttgaaggagctgagacagaacacaaaaaagaggagcagtgaTCAATTTGATGAAGACAGAGTATTTAGCCACAATCtcactcattcattcaaacattcaTCTGTTGCTCTTTTTACTGACAtggctgacagacaaaaaacattgtCCAGTAGCTGCTCCCAAGGCCAGCTAGTGTAAAAACAACTTACTCCATGTTTAACTATTTCTTGTTAAATCTAACCTGTTGCTGTAGATAACTGCTTGCTCTTCAAACCTGCGATTACGACTGCTGAGAGTTATGTATGTTGTCTTAAGGAAACTACAAGAAATTCCTGAAGTCAAGTATCTtaccagtgactgcagtgatgTTGACTCCACTGCTTCTGACAttctcaaacacagagaagagagtgaatgtGTATTTAGTTCCAGCAGTGAGAGATGAGACTGTGTGAGTTACTGGTCCACCTCCAACTGGTGCAGTGATGTTTATCTCTGTTCCATTAAACTGGAGAATGAAGCTGACGTTGTTGTTGACTTTATTCCACTGCAGAGTGATACTGGTCTCATCTTGGCCTGCTGATGtgaagctgtctgtgtttggaggAACTGAGACAAAGAGCAGAACACATAAGACAGAAATCACATAAAATTGGTAGAGCTCTTATTTGAAGCAGTTTGATGCAATGCACATAACGTCCTCTGGTACATCATGTTGACATGCTATGAATGACACAGTGACTGTTCCTAATTCATCCACCTTCACTGGAAATTCAGTTCATCAAATTATCACCATACtcatataaattaaatgtagaaaatactgttttagaTCAATCAGTATTATATTGTACAGCATCAGTCATTTAAGGCTTCTTTGTGGTATGCAACATAgaattttcttctttcttcttatcTTTTATGTTATTGGGTCAATGCCTACAACATCACAAACCTCAATTCAACTTTCGAATCTCACTTTAACCCTAACCTATTTTTCCATGTGAATTTGTTCTTAAATGTATACATATCAGCAAATATATGTCCAGATACCTATTTGCCCATATTTTTCAGAAAATACAGCACTTTtgaaaatcataaaatatatgtacacataacacataacacCAACGGTCTGAATCTAATAATGAACCTCTCCCTATATAGTATATGAGCAGAAATAAGACGCATTACTTGTTTTGAAACAGATGAATGAGAAATTAAGGGCACAGTTTTCATCTGACCACCGTCCCGAGTCATTGAACGATGTGGTGACACACTCCTCTCCACTTAAGTCTGGCTGCCCGATGGCCCAGTGTCGAAACAGAGAGGTGCTTCCATCAGACCACAGTTTTTCCCGGTACAGTCCTATCCACACAAAGCTGCCATCTGCCAGGTTTGTAATGATGctattttctgtctgatttcGTATGCTGAGGGGGAAACAGTAGAGTATACATTTCAAGGATAAGTatcaaagacatgaaaacaaaaagtagaaTGCACAATGCAAAACAATGGTAGTGATTGCTAGAAAGGAACGATATCAAAtggtaatgataataaatgaatagacagagaaatggagggaTTTACAAGTCggaaatgacaaaatacaatTGTACAGAAAATTAGAAAAAGTAAAAGCCTTAAAAATGTCTCACTGCATTTTTGGATCACCTCAATAGTTTTGACCATACAtcaacagacagaaatgatggTTCAGTAGTTTACCTGGCTAGATCAACATAATTCTCCCTGCAGAATCTCTGCGCTTCGGTCCAATTCAGATGTGTGTCGACCTTTACAAAGGATACTGTACCATTTGCTGTACCTGTAAATGTAGTTACAAACAACATCAGCGTATGCAGTGGTATCAGTAAAAGAAAGTATGATCAGGATTCAGTGGGATAAAGTATTGCTCATGTTACCATGAAGTGTCAGTGTCAAGATGCATCTGGAATGCTGTACATTTAGGCAATTCTTAAATCATATGCTTTAAGAGAACTAACCGTTGTAGCACACAAAGGGTTTTACATCGCTGCACTGAGTGTCACCCCATGTGCCAAAGTATGGACTCCCGGTAAAAAGCTCCACACAGTGCTGTTGTCCTCCGAGATTGTTGGGCTGCCCAGTGTCCCAGTTTCTATACTCTGTCTCTCCGGCACCATAGAAGCTGCTGTCATTCAGGgaccatctccagctgtttATCAACTCATCATAAAGACCTATCCAAGCCTCTCCTGTTCAGAAAGAACAGCAGGAATTTAAAGTGCCCGAATAACCCaaaaatcttttaaaactgtaaatcactgttttttacATTCCGTATTATAACATTTTAGAAACACCTGGTTGTTGTTGGGCTGTTGTGTGTGTACTTggttatatatgtatatatgtacaatATGTATTTGTTAGGTAAATGATTCCAATATTGAAAACTTGCCTGTGTAGGACGATGTAGTGCTGATGACGGCAttgacatcagctgtgttttctaTGGTGGCCAGGTCAGTGTAGGTCTGTCTGCAGAAGCTCTGAGCATCAGTCCAATTCAATGGTGTGCTCACAAAGTAGAACTGACGGGTTTGGGCAGAGGCAACATTGACCAGTGCTcctaaaacaaacagctttgaATTACCATGTTATAAGAATGTTGACTTTTTAGTTCTTTTACAGTGAATTTGAAGAGGCACTGTGCATCATGTGGGTTCAACGTTACTGTAGGGTTTTGTGAAGGTTCTTCCTCATTGATGACACTTTTGACCTCTCACATTCAAGCAgtttgacaggaaatgaaaacgTCCCTTTGTCAGTTGCATATTAGTTATGTAATCTATGCCTGCCtcaatttttttcttatattcCTAACATATTTATTCATAGTTTAATACaatacattgtaaaaaaaaaaaaaaaacatctttcccCTCCCCACCATTTCTGTCATGCCATTGACGCCACTGTGTGGAGTTGTGTTGTTTCATGACCAATGCGTAAGCAATTTTTCCACCACAGCTTGAGCCAGATCAAGTTTCAGTCTGTCACAGTAAATCGGAGTTCACTGTTTGCCTCTAATGATAAAACAAGAACCAGTTTGATGGCAAGTGTAGCTGAGCAGAAAGCATGAACTTTTACTTCAAAAgactgtggagggaaaaaaaacaaaagtctgaataaatgaaaaggaaTATCTGTTTGACTGGGGGTATGAATACATTCACAGTGTAAAACATACAGACAGTAAACAACTTCCTCCATCTATTGTATTGTCTATcatttgagggtttttttaattttaattttaattttttttaccacaGTGCCatgatgtatttatgtaaattatgcaattatattaaatatacacattttcacCACTTGGAATTCCTGCCCTGAATAAACCGGACCAGAAATAcatatgtttcattttatgcTTTTTCCTTCCCATAAGTTGTGGTCTTAGctatgaacagaaaaaaaggtagaGTAATCAAACATGAGGCACCAACCTGTGAGGACAAAGATGATCAGCGCATAATCCATAAGTTACAGCTGTgaaaaaaggcatttaaaaaaaaaaaatatatcagaatcagaatcagggTTTTCACCAAGAACAGTGGGTATTCGCATACAGTGAAGCTGAAAAACATGAGAGAGATAAAAAGCAAGCACTGTAGGTCAAGGAGtataaaaagcaaataaaaaaagaacaaatgaaaaat of Acanthopagrus latus isolate v.2019 chromosome 10, fAcaLat1.1, whole genome shotgun sequence contains these proteins:
- the LOC119027860 gene encoding tenascin-X-like isoform X5, with protein sequence MDYALIIFVLTGALVNVASAQTRQFYFVSTPLNWTDAQSFCRQTYTDLATIENTADVNAVISTTSSYTGEAWIGLYDELINSWRWSLNDSSFYGAGETEYRNWDTGQPNNLGGQQHCVELFTGSPYFGTWGDTQCSDVKPFVCYNGTANGTVSFVKVDTHLNWTEAQRFCRENYVDLASIRNQTENSIITNLADGSFVWIGLYREKLWSDGSTSLFRHWAIGQPDLSGEECVTTSFNDSGRWSDENCALNFSFICFKTIPPNTDSFTSAGQDETSITLQWNKVNNNVSFILQFNGTEINITAPVGGGPVTHTVSSLTAGTKYTFTLFSVFENVRSSGVNITAVTAPSNTDSFRSAGQDETSITLQWNKVNNNVSFILQFNGTEINISAPVGGGPVTHTVSSLTAGTKYTFTLFSVFENVKSSGVNITAVTAPPNTDSFTSAGQDETSITLQWNKVNNNVSFILQLNGTEINISAPVGGGPVTHTVSSLTAGTKYTFTLFSVFENVRSSGVNITAVTAPSNTDSFTSAGQDETSITLQWNKVNNNVSFILQFNGSEINITAPVGGGPVTHTVSSLTAGTKYTFTLFSVFEDVRSSGVNITAVTAPPNTDSFRSAGQDETSITLQWNKVNNNVSFILQFNGTEINISAPVGGGPVTHTVSSLTAGTKYTFTLFSVFENVRSSGVNITAVTAPSNTDSFRSAGQDETSITLQWNKVNNNISFILQFNGTEINISAPVGGGPVTHTVSSLTAGTKYTFTLFSVFENVRSSGVNITAVTAPSNTDSFRSAGQNETSITLQWNKVNNNISFILQFNGTEINISAPVGGGPVTHTVSSLTAGTKYTFTLFSVFEDIRSSGVNITAVTAPSNTDSFRSAGQNETSITLQWNKVNNNVSFILQFNGTEINISAPVGGGPVTHTVSSLTAGTKYTFTLFSVFEHVRSSGVNITAVTTPSNTDSFRSAEQDETSITLQWNKVNNNVSFILQFNGTEINISAPVGGGPVTHTVSSLTAGTKYTFTLFSVFENVRSSGVTVIAVTAPPNTDSFRSAGQDETSITLQWNKVNNNVSFILQFNGTEINISAPVGGGPVTHTVSSLTAGTKYTFTLFSVFEHVRSSGVNITAVTAPSNTDSFRSAGQNETSITLQWNKVNNNVSFILQFNGTEINISAPVGGGPVTHTVSSLTAGTKYTFTLFSVFEIVRSSGVNITAVTAPSNTDSFRSAGQDETSITLQWNKVNNNVSFILQFNETEINISAPVGGGPVTHTVSSLTAGTKYTFTLFSVFEDIRSSGVNITAVTAPPNTDSFRSAGQNETSITLQWNKVNNNVSFILQFNGTEINITAPVGSGPVTHTVSSLTAGTKYTFTLFSVFEDVRSSGVNITAVTAPSNTDSFRSAGQDETSITLQWNKVNNNVSFILQFNGTEINIRAPVGGGPVTHTVSSLTAGTKYTFTLFSVFEDVRSSGVNITAVTAPSNTDSFRSAGQNETSITLQWNKVNNNVSFILQFNGTEINITAPVGGGPVTHTVSSLTAGTKYTFTLFSVFENVRSSGVNITAVTAPPNTDSFTPAGQDETSITLQWNKVNNNVSFILQFNGTEINITAPVGGGPVTHTVSSLTAGTKYTFTLFSVFEDVRSSGVTVIAVTAPSNTDSFRSAGQDETSITLQWNKVNNNVSFILQFNGTEINISAPVGGGPVTHTVSSLTAGTKYTFTLFSVFENVRSSGVNITAVTAPPNTDSFTSAGQDETSITLQWNKVNNNVSFILQFNGTEINISAPVGGGPVTHTVSSLTAGTKYTFTLFSVFEKIRSSGVTVIAVTAPSNTDSFRSAGQNETSITLQWNKVNNNVSFILQFNGTEINISAPVGGGPVTHTVSSLTAGTEYTFTLFSVFENVRSSGVSITAVTTPHNVVGLKIKLKSSTQLSDSDIQTLLEEVFRQNGLSPQLFSLMVKSVES